One Halorientalis litorea DNA segment encodes these proteins:
- a CDS encoding Cdc6/Cdc18 family protein: MTDTGNESDGQDADAGVSEEGDGPADQSPLDDVMPEISDVDGDAGGTGGDDTLSLDETVLDEIDEADDPDEASRGLFDDLLSGQPIFENKEVLRPSYTPHKLPHREEQINNMATILVTALRGDTPSNILIYGKTGTGKTASAKFVSEELETTSQKYEVPCEVEYINCEVTDTQYRVLAQLANKFIQKNREVIDDQIARLENLRERADEDPAALTETTEFDALGEFDDGTGIESVSDIDDRIAALETDRDGFEEVPMTGWPTDRVYSSFFDAVDYHERVVVIMLDEIDKLVEKSGDDTLYNLSRMNSELEKSRVSIMGISNDLKFTDFLDPRVKSSLGEEEIVFPPYDANQLRDILQHRADVAFEADALSEDVIPLCAAFAAQEHGDARRALDLLRTAGELAERGQTERVEEDHVRRAQEKIELDRVVEVVRTLPTQSKLVLFAIILLEKNGVQNTNTGEVFNIYKRLCGEIDADVLTQRRVTDLISELDMLGIVNAVVVSKGRYGRTKEISLSVPIDETEAVLLSDSRLGDIDDVQPFVQARFDN; encoded by the coding sequence ATGACTGATACCGGGAACGAATCGGACGGACAAGACGCTGATGCGGGTGTGTCGGAGGAGGGGGACGGACCCGCGGACCAGTCGCCACTCGACGATGTCATGCCAGAGATATCGGATGTCGACGGGGACGCGGGCGGTACAGGGGGAGACGATACACTCTCACTCGACGAGACGGTTCTCGACGAGATAGACGAGGCCGACGATCCGGACGAGGCGTCCCGTGGGTTGTTCGACGACCTCCTGAGCGGCCAGCCTATCTTCGAGAACAAGGAAGTCCTGCGTCCCTCCTACACGCCGCACAAGCTTCCCCACCGCGAGGAACAGATCAACAACATGGCGACCATCCTCGTGACCGCCTTGCGCGGGGACACACCCTCGAACATCCTCATCTACGGGAAGACGGGAACGGGGAAGACGGCGAGCGCGAAGTTCGTCTCCGAGGAGTTGGAGACGACTTCACAGAAGTACGAAGTGCCCTGTGAGGTCGAGTACATCAACTGCGAGGTGACCGACACGCAGTATCGCGTCCTCGCCCAACTGGCAAACAAGTTCATCCAGAAGAACCGCGAGGTCATCGACGACCAGATAGCCCGCCTCGAAAACCTCCGCGAGCGCGCGGACGAGGACCCCGCCGCCCTCACCGAAACCACCGAGTTCGACGCGCTGGGCGAGTTCGACGACGGGACGGGCATCGAGTCCGTGTCCGACATCGACGACCGCATCGCTGCACTCGAAACGGACCGCGACGGGTTCGAGGAGGTGCCGATGACGGGGTGGCCGACCGACCGCGTGTACAGCTCCTTCTTCGACGCCGTGGACTACCACGAACGCGTCGTCGTCATCATGCTCGACGAGATAGACAAACTCGTCGAGAAGTCCGGCGACGACACGCTCTACAACCTCTCGCGGATGAACTCGGAACTGGAGAAGTCGCGGGTGTCCATCATGGGCATCTCGAACGACCTGAAGTTCACCGACTTCCTCGACCCGCGCGTCAAGTCCAGCCTCGGCGAGGAGGAAATCGTCTTCCCGCCGTACGACGCCAACCAGTTGCGCGACATCCTCCAGCACCGCGCGGACGTGGCCTTCGAGGCCGATGCCCTCTCGGAGGACGTCATCCCGCTCTGTGCGGCGTTCGCGGCCCAAGAACACGGGGACGCCCGCCGGGCCTTGGACCTCCTGCGGACCGCGGGCGAACTCGCCGAACGCGGACAGACCGAACGCGTCGAAGAGGACCACGTTCGCCGGGCACAGGAGAAAATCGAACTCGACCGGGTTGTCGAGGTGGTTCGGACTCTCCCCACGCAGTCGAAACTCGTCCTCTTCGCCATCATCCTCTTGGAGAAAAACGGTGTCCAGAACACCAACACGGGCGAGGTGTTCAACATCTACAAACGCCTCTGCGGCGAGATCGACGCCGACGTGCTGACCCAGCGGCGGGTCACGGACCTCATCTCGGAACTGGACATGCTCGGCATCGTCAACGCCGTCGTCGTCTCGAAGGGCCGGTACGGGCGGACCAAGGAAATCAGCCTCTCGGTGCCCATCGACGAGACGGAGGCCGTCCTCCTCTCCGACTCACGGCTCGGTGACATCGACGACGTCCAGCCGTTCGTCCAGGCGCGGTTCGATAACTGA
- a CDS encoding CPBP family intramembrane glutamic endopeptidase, whose product MTTEGSVFGVLVRLVWNRAERRPTAPVRVVTGLVLVVVVAVAVQLGFGVVLSAVESAVADRLGVFVVYAGLGGGTLVAAVAVDRRTVADLGFGVDRDWWLDLAFGLALGAGLMSGVFLVALGAAWIRVTGTFVADASGGFGVNFLFLVALFVAVGVVEELLLRGWLLTNLAEGFDGVWTVGRRGAVVLAVALSSAVFGGLHATNPNATLASTVGITLAGVLLASGYVLTDELAIPVGIHVTWNLFQGGVYGFPVSGLDLGVRVVAVAERGPDLFTGGRFGPEAGLLGVGAVVLGTGLVALYVRLRTGGLRLDTGVTTPDLR is encoded by the coding sequence ATGACAACGGAGGGGAGCGTGTTTGGGGTGCTGGTCCGACTCGTCTGGAACCGGGCGGAGCGACGGCCCACCGCACCCGTCCGGGTCGTGACCGGTCTCGTCCTCGTGGTCGTCGTCGCCGTCGCCGTGCAACTGGGCTTCGGCGTGGTCCTGTCGGCCGTCGAGTCGGCGGTAGCGGACAGGCTGGGCGTGTTCGTCGTCTACGCGGGGCTCGGCGGCGGGACGCTCGTGGCCGCGGTGGCCGTCGACCGCCGGACGGTGGCGGACCTCGGGTTCGGCGTCGACCGGGACTGGTGGCTGGACTTGGCGTTCGGGTTGGCACTGGGTGCGGGACTGATGTCTGGCGTGTTCCTCGTCGCGCTGGGCGCGGCGTGGATACGCGTTACGGGGACGTTCGTGGCCGACGCCAGCGGGGGCTTCGGCGTGAACTTCCTGTTTCTGGTCGCACTGTTCGTCGCCGTCGGCGTCGTCGAGGAACTGCTCCTGCGTGGCTGGTTGCTGACGAACCTCGCGGAGGGGTTCGACGGCGTCTGGACGGTCGGGCGACGCGGTGCCGTCGTGCTGGCCGTCGCGCTCTCCTCGGCCGTGTTCGGTGGTCTCCACGCGACCAATCCGAACGCGACGCTGGCCAGCACGGTCGGTATCACGCTCGCGGGCGTTCTGCTCGCGTCGGGCTACGTCCTCACCGACGAACTGGCGATTCCGGTCGGGATTCACGTCACGTGGAACCTGTTTCAGGGCGGCGTGTACGGCTTCCCGGTGAGTGGGCTGGACCTCGGCGTTCGGGTGGTCGCCGTCGCGGAACGCGGCCCCGACCTGTTCACGGGCGGGCGGTTCGGCCCCGAAGCCGGCTTGCTCGGGGTCGGTGCCGTCGTCCTCGGGACGGGACTCGTTGCCCTCTACGTCCGGTTGCGGACCGGCGGTCTACGGCTCGATACCGGTGTCACAACGCCGGACCTCCGGTGA
- a CDS encoding DEAD/DEAH box helicase: protein MAATDEVEHVTHPLLADGMLERRGYQSTLSDAASDAHTLVCLPTGLGKTTVSLLVTADRLHEAGGTALFLAPTKPLVQQHAEFYREALTIPDEEIVVFTGEVRPDDRAELWADARVVIATPQVVENDLVGNRISLAAVTHLTFDECHRASGDYAYNYIAERYHADARDPLVTGMSASPGGDEEAILQVCENLGIEEVEVMTEDDADVAEYTHDTELEWKRVELPEEVLEVRDALNDVISDRLGKLKEMGVTGKTSPDLSEKELVRIQGKLRELMDNDQSEGYKGMSLHAEIRKLNTAVNYVETQSVESLRRYFERLKQAARASGASKADQRLVSDPKVREAMRRAEAYDDLHPKFRQARILLAETLGLNDGERVIVFTESRDTAETLTDFLGEHFETRKFVGQSDTEGSDGMTQTQQQETLDAFRAGEFEVLVSTSVAEEGLDVPEVDLVLFYEPVPTAIRSIQRKGRTGRQTEGQVVVLLAEDTRDEAYFWKSRNDEKRMERELRELKSAASDIEADLVEQTDVDDYADGADGDEGGDEDEGGRSNGTADDAETQGGSESGRGDGDSGDGDGTARETGGCDAGNGDRPATGQSGLEAFAGDDGTAGSGGGGSSGNGAGEEAHGDPEGVVAEADPAGETVEVVADQRELDSTIARDLSTRDGIETRLETLAVGDYVLSDRVVIERKTVGDFLDTLTGGDRSMFEQVGDAGRHYARPVVILEGSDLYGRRNVHPNAIRGALSALVVDFGASVLRTEGADETADLLEVIATREQEDEDREVSVHGEKSAKTLAEQQEYVVASVAEVGPVTARSLLAHFGSVEAVMTADADALREVSGVGEVTADRIRDVVGSDYDA from the coding sequence ATGGCAGCGACCGACGAGGTCGAACACGTCACGCACCCGTTGCTGGCCGACGGGATGCTGGAGCGGCGGGGCTACCAGTCGACGCTCTCCGACGCCGCGAGCGACGCCCACACGCTGGTCTGTCTCCCGACTGGCCTCGGGAAAACGACCGTCTCCCTGCTCGTGACCGCCGACCGCCTCCACGAAGCGGGCGGAACGGCACTCTTTCTCGCGCCGACGAAACCGCTCGTCCAACAGCACGCCGAGTTCTACCGCGAGGCCCTGACGATTCCCGACGAGGAAATCGTCGTGTTCACCGGCGAGGTCCGCCCCGACGACCGGGCCGAGTTGTGGGCGGATGCACGGGTCGTCATCGCGACACCGCAGGTCGTCGAGAACGACCTCGTGGGCAACCGCATCTCGCTCGCGGCCGTGACACATCTCACCTTCGACGAGTGTCACCGCGCGAGCGGCGACTACGCCTACAACTACATCGCAGAGCGGTACCACGCCGACGCGCGGGACCCGCTGGTGACGGGGATGAGTGCCTCCCCCGGCGGCGACGAGGAAGCTATCCTGCAGGTCTGTGAGAACCTCGGCATCGAGGAAGTCGAGGTGATGACCGAGGACGACGCCGACGTGGCCGAGTACACCCACGACACCGAACTGGAGTGGAAGCGGGTGGAACTCCCCGAGGAAGTGCTGGAGGTGCGGGACGCCCTGAACGACGTGATTTCCGACCGACTGGGGAAACTCAAGGAGATGGGCGTCACCGGCAAGACGAGCCCCGACCTCTCGGAGAAGGAGTTGGTCCGGATACAGGGGAAGTTGCGGGAGTTGATGGACAACGACCAGTCGGAGGGGTACAAGGGGATGAGCCTCCACGCCGAGATTCGGAAACTGAACACGGCGGTCAACTACGTCGAGACACAGAGTGTCGAGTCCCTGCGGCGGTACTTCGAGCGGTTGAAGCAGGCCGCCCGCGCCTCGGGAGCCTCGAAGGCCGACCAGCGACTCGTCAGCGACCCCAAGGTTCGCGAGGCGATGCGTCGGGCCGAGGCGTACGACGACTTGCACCCGAAGTTCCGGCAGGCGCGCATCCTCCTCGCCGAGACGCTGGGGCTGAACGACGGCGAGCGCGTCATCGTCTTCACCGAGTCCCGTGACACCGCCGAGACGCTGACGGACTTCCTGGGCGAACACTTCGAGACGCGGAAGTTCGTCGGGCAGAGCGACACCGAGGGCAGCGACGGGATGACCCAGACTCAACAACAGGAGACGCTGGACGCCTTCCGCGCGGGCGAGTTCGAGGTACTCGTCTCCACGTCCGTCGCCGAGGAGGGACTCGACGTGCCCGAAGTCGACTTGGTGCTGTTCTACGAACCCGTCCCGACGGCGATTCGGTCCATCCAGCGGAAGGGCCGGACCGGCCGCCAGACGGAGGGACAGGTGGTCGTCCTGCTGGCCGAGGACACCCGAGACGAGGCGTACTTCTGGAAGTCCCGCAACGACGAGAAGCGGATGGAGCGGGAACTCCGCGAGTTGAAGTCGGCGGCGAGCGACATCGAGGCCGACCTCGTCGAACAGACCGACGTGGACGATTACGCTGACGGGGCCGATGGCGACGAGGGTGGAGACGAAGACGAGGGCGGACGGAGTAACGGTACCGCCGACGACGCCGAGACACAGGGGGGAAGTGAAAGTGGTCGCGGTGACGGCGATTCGGGAGACGGCGACGGGACTGCACGTGAAACAGGGGGGTGCGACGCAGGCAACGGTGACCGACCCGCAACCGGACAGTCCGGTCTGGAAGCGTTCGCCGGGGACGACGGGACAGCGGGGAGCGGCGGAGGCGGTTCCAGTGGAAACGGTGCGGGCGAGGAGGCACACGGCGACCCCGAGGGCGTCGTCGCCGAGGCGGACCCGGCGGGCGAGACTGTCGAAGTCGTGGCCGACCAGCGCGAGTTGGACTCGACCATCGCGCGTGATCTCTCGACGCGGGACGGCATCGAGACGCGTCTGGAGACACTGGCCGTCGGGGACTACGTCCTCTCGGACCGGGTCGTCATCGAACGCAAGACAGTCGGCGACTTCCTCGACACGCTCACCGGGGGTGACCGGTCGATGTTCGAGCAGGTCGGCGACGCGGGCCGCCACTACGCCCGGCCGGTCGTGATTCTCGAAGGGTCGGACCTCTACGGGCGGCGCAACGTCCATCCCAACGCCATCCGGGGCGCGCTCTCGGCACTGGTGGTCGACTTCGGCGCGAGCGTCCTCCGCACCGAGGGTGCCGACGAGACGGCGGACCTGTTGGAGGTCATCGCCACGCGCGAACAGGAAGACGAGGACCGCGAAGTGAGCGTCCACGGCGAGAAGTCCGCGAAGACGCTGGCCGAACAACAGGAGTACGTCGTCGCGTCCGTCGCGGAAGTCGGCCCGGTAACGGCACGCTCCCTGCTGGCACACTTCGGGAGCGTCGAGGCGGTGATGACCGCCGACGCGGATGCCCTCCGCGAGGTGTCCGGCGTCGGCGAGGTGACGGCCGACCGCATCCGCGACGTGGTGGGCAGCGACTACGACGCCTGA
- a CDS encoding S26 family signal peptidase encodes MNDHGDEDDGGSPDTADLGPRVDTVDSQSNGGRDEEEAPRPEPGPDPEPGTKSSNGGDGSPLLNDVLSSIFAVLGIGILLFAVSGVWPPMVAIESPSMEPNIDTGDLVFVMDEQRFPGPGAVDDTGVVPADTARENEYLRFNRPGDVIIYEPDGSERATPVIHRAVFWVNESEDWYDKASAEYLPGDAEDCSDLQYCPAPHGGFVTLGDNNGGYDQVVNPSAVSEPVKPEWVVGTAEFRMPGLGWLRLRSVGG; translated from the coding sequence ATGAACGACCACGGTGACGAGGACGACGGCGGGTCACCGGACACCGCCGACCTCGGACCGCGCGTGGACACGGTCGACAGCCAGTCCAACGGGGGACGGGACGAAGAAGAGGCACCGCGGCCGGAGCCGGGCCCGGACCCGGAACCGGGCACGAAATCGTCGAACGGCGGGGACGGTTCGCCGCTGCTCAACGACGTGCTCAGTAGCATCTTCGCGGTTCTGGGCATCGGTATCCTCCTCTTTGCCGTCAGCGGCGTCTGGCCGCCGATGGTGGCCATCGAGAGTCCCAGCATGGAACCGAACATCGACACCGGAGACCTCGTGTTCGTGATGGACGAACAGCGGTTCCCCGGCCCGGGTGCGGTCGACGACACCGGCGTCGTCCCCGCCGACACCGCACGGGAGAACGAGTACCTGCGGTTCAACCGCCCCGGCGACGTCATCATCTACGAACCCGACGGGAGCGAACGGGCGACCCCCGTCATACACCGGGCCGTCTTCTGGGTCAACGAGAGCGAAGACTGGTACGACAAGGCGAGTGCGGAGTACCTCCCGGGGGACGCCGAGGACTGTTCCGACTTGCAGTACTGTCCCGCGCCACACGGTGGGTTCGTCACGCTGGGCGACAACAACGGCGGGTACGACCAAGTGGTCAACCCGAGCGCGGTTTCGGAACCAGTCAAACCCGAGTGGGTCGTCGGCACCGCCGAATTCCGGATGCCCGGCCTCGGGTGGCTTCGCCTCCGGTCGGTCGGCGGCTAA
- a CDS encoding Sjogren's syndrome/scleroderma autoantigen 1 family protein, which translates to MSDFDKEAEREKLREKYENDRTDRESTERMSDLLLKGATMTNAHCGTCGDPIFRHEGQEFCPTCQTVLREDGEPVEGDAEDAAADETDPTDASAGADRQPPTPNGTDPAETRQSGVAADRSAPETGGRSEQSAPSTTPGTTPPGTQASHSGGTPTRGHTPDESARQPQTRGDTGATQTPPATTKPGDGTGTHTLDAARASLTRTVNRLAARAEESEDPERVRAYLTATEAAADALAAVNDAER; encoded by the coding sequence ATGAGTGACTTCGACAAGGAAGCCGAACGGGAGAAACTCCGAGAGAAGTACGAGAACGACCGGACCGACCGGGAATCGACCGAGCGGATGAGCGACCTCCTCCTCAAGGGTGCGACGATGACCAACGCCCACTGTGGCACCTGTGGCGACCCGATTTTCCGCCACGAGGGCCAAGAGTTCTGTCCGACCTGCCAGACCGTCCTCCGTGAAGACGGCGAACCGGTCGAGGGCGATGCCGAGGATGCCGCCGCTGACGAAACGGACCCCACGGACGCGTCCGCCGGGGCCGACCGACAGCCGCCGACCCCGAACGGAACCGACCCCGCCGAGACCCGCCAGTCCGGAGTCGCCGCCGACCGGTCCGCACCCGAAACAGGGGGTCGCTCCGAGCAGTCGGCACCCTCGACGACGCCGGGGACGACACCGCCCGGGACGCAGGCCTCCCACTCCGGCGGGACACCAACCCGTGGTCACACCCCCGACGAGTCCGCACGACAGCCGCAGACCCGGGGCGACACCGGGGCCACACAGACGCCGCCCGCAACGACGAAACCGGGGGACGGTACCGGGACACACACCCTCGACGCCGCCCGGGCGTCGCTGACTCGGACGGTGAACCGACTCGCCGCCCGTGCCGAGGAGAGCGAGGACCCGGAGCGTGTGCGAGCGTACCTCACCGCGACCGAAGCGGCCGCCGACGCCCTCGCCGCGGTGAACGACGCCGAGCGGTAA
- a CDS encoding DUF2073 domain-containing protein, giving the protein MAEVKQADDGVQIDLISGERMEGMTSMEKIRMILDGVHEGNIVILEEGLSPDEESRLIEVTMTEISPDEFTGLEIETYPKSGTSDGGFLNRLMGKEETKKLTVIGPANQIETLHKDETLISALVSRK; this is encoded by the coding sequence ATGGCTGAAGTGAAACAAGCGGACGACGGCGTCCAGATAGACCTCATCAGCGGCGAGCGCATGGAGGGAATGACCTCCATGGAGAAGATACGGATGATACTCGACGGGGTACACGAGGGCAACATCGTCATCCTCGAAGAGGGACTCTCGCCCGACGAGGAGTCCCGCCTCATCGAAGTTACGATGACCGAAATCAGCCCCGACGAGTTCACCGGTCTCGAAATCGAGACGTACCCCAAGTCCGGCACCTCGGACGGGGGCTTTCTCAACCGCCTGATGGGCAAAGAAGAGACGAAGAAACTCACGGTCATCGGTCCGGCGAACCAGATAGAGACGCTTCACAAGGACGAGACTCTCATCAGCGCGTTGGTCTCGCGCAAATAA
- the mdh gene encoding malate dehydrogenase: MTKVSIVGAAGTVGAAAGYNIALRDIADELVYVDIPEKEDETVGQAADTNHGVAYDANTTVRQGGYEDTAGSDVVVITAGLPRSPGQTRIDLADDNAPIMDDIISSLEEHTDEFVSITTSNPVDLLNRHQYEVGSRDRHKVIGFGGRLDSARFRYVLSERFDEPVENVEATILGEHGDAQVPVFSKVRVGGRDPEFAEDEREDILSDLQESAMNVIERKGATEWGPATGVAHMVEAVLRDTGEVLPASIKLDGEYGYDDVGLGVPVRLGSNGVEEVVDWDLTEAETELLDEAADKLSEQYDKIAE, translated from the coding sequence ATGACGAAAGTTAGCATAGTGGGCGCGGCGGGCACCGTCGGTGCGGCCGCGGGGTACAACATCGCCCTGCGGGACATCGCCGACGAACTCGTGTACGTCGACATCCCCGAGAAGGAAGACGAGACAGTCGGACAGGCGGCAGATACCAACCACGGCGTCGCGTACGACGCCAACACCACGGTACGACAGGGCGGGTACGAGGACACCGCCGGGTCGGACGTCGTCGTCATCACGGCGGGGCTACCGCGCTCGCCGGGCCAGACCCGCATCGACCTGGCCGACGACAACGCCCCCATCATGGACGACATCATCTCGTCGCTGGAGGAGCACACCGACGAGTTCGTCTCCATCACCACCTCCAACCCGGTGGACCTGCTGAACCGCCACCAGTACGAGGTCGGGTCCCGTGACCGCCACAAAGTCATCGGCTTCGGTGGCCGACTCGACTCCGCGCGCTTCCGCTACGTCCTCTCGGAGCGGTTCGACGAACCGGTCGAGAACGTCGAGGCCACGATTCTGGGCGAACACGGCGACGCACAGGTCCCGGTCTTCTCGAAGGTTCGCGTCGGCGGCCGCGACCCCGAGTTCGCCGAGGACGAGCGCGAGGACATTCTGAGCGACCTCCAAGAGAGCGCGATGAACGTCATCGAGCGCAAGGGTGCGACCGAGTGGGGCCCCGCGACGGGCGTCGCCCACATGGTCGAGGCCGTCCTGCGCGACACGGGCGAGGTGCTGCCCGCGTCCATCAAACTCGACGGCGAGTACGGCTACGACGACGTGGGACTGGGCGTCCCCGTCCGTCTCGGGTCCAACGGCGTCGAAGAAGTCGTCGACTGGGACCTCACCGAGGCCGAGACGGAACTCCTCGACGAGGCGGCGGACAAACTCTCCGAGCAGTACGACAAAATCGCGGAGTAA
- a CDS encoding Era-like GTP-binding protein yields the protein MGLITDIRDSISSLFSAQDPKRIGIYGPPNAGKTTLANRIARDWTGDAIGPESHIPHETRRARRKENVEIERNGKSVTIDVVDTPGVTTKVDYTEFLEHDMEKEDAVRRSREATEGVAEAMHWLREDVDGVLYVLDSTEDPFTQVNTMLVGIIESQDLPVLILANKTDLPESNIRRIENAFPQHETVPLSALEGENMDEVYDKIAEYFG from the coding sequence ATGGGACTGATAACGGATATCCGAGATAGCATATCGTCGTTGTTCTCGGCCCAAGACCCGAAGCGGATCGGCATTTACGGGCCGCCGAACGCCGGGAAGACGACGCTGGCGAACCGCATCGCACGTGACTGGACCGGTGACGCGATTGGGCCGGAGAGCCACATTCCACACGAAACACGGCGCGCACGCAGAAAGGAGAACGTCGAAATCGAGCGCAACGGCAAGTCCGTCACCATCGACGTGGTGGACACGCCCGGTGTGACGACGAAAGTCGACTACACCGAGTTCCTCGAACACGACATGGAGAAAGAGGACGCCGTGCGTCGCTCCCGCGAGGCCACCGAAGGCGTCGCCGAGGCGATGCACTGGCTTCGCGAGGATGTCGACGGTGTTCTCTACGTGCTGGATTCGACGGAGGACCCGTTCACGCAGGTGAACACGATGCTGGTCGGCATCATCGAGAGTCAGGACCTCCCCGTCCTCATTCTCGCCAACAAGACCGACCTGCCGGAGTCGAACATCCGCCGTATCGAGAACGCGTTCCCACAACACGAGACGGTGCCCCTGTCGGCACTGGAGGGTGAGAACATGGACGAAGTGTACGACAAGATAGCGGAGTACTTCGGGTGA
- a CDS encoding Zn-ribbon domain-containing protein: protein MPHQCTNCGRAFEDGSKEMLSGCPDCGGNKFQFHPSGTPDEDPDPAAEPPEPPTPDSSVARTVGSAAATVRDLVGSGSTPEDPAPGPTADQETTDTPSAGAPDPTPTPATEDTAQADARSEVVNPDELPGSTNEPTPTDDTAQTASAEDAPRLNASDDAAEDDTDRPDLTDLREELNDQFESIKVLSPGQYELNLMELYDREEYIIALQEDGRYTIQVPERWHDD, encoded by the coding sequence ATGCCACACCAGTGTACGAACTGCGGCCGCGCGTTCGAGGACGGCTCCAAGGAGATGCTGTCGGGCTGTCCCGACTGCGGCGGTAACAAGTTCCAGTTCCATCCCTCCGGTACCCCCGACGAGGACCCGGACCCGGCGGCGGAGCCACCTGAGCCCCCGACACCCGATAGCTCCGTCGCCCGGACCGTCGGGTCGGCCGCGGCGACAGTCCGTGATTTGGTCGGGAGCGGGTCGACGCCGGAGGACCCTGCACCCGGACCGACAGCGGACCAAGAGACGACAGACACGCCGTCGGCTGGCGCGCCCGACCCGACACCCACCCCAGCGACGGAGGACACGGCACAGGCGGACGCCCGGAGCGAAGTCGTCAACCCGGACGAACTCCCCGGGTCGACGAACGAGCCGACGCCGACAGACGACACGGCTCAGACGGCGTCGGCCGAGGACGCGCCACGGCTGAACGCCAGCGACGATGCGGCCGAGGACGACACCGACCGCCCGGACCTGACCGACCTCCGGGAGGAACTCAACGACCAGTTCGAGAGCATCAAGGTCCTCTCGCCCGGCCAGTACGAACTCAACCTGATGGAACTGTACGACCGCGAGGAGTACATCATCGCACTGCAAGAGGACGGGCGGTACACCATCCAAGTGCCCGAGCGGTGGCACGACGACTGA